The uncultured Methanoregula sp. genomic sequence AATTGCCAGTTCCGGTGAACGAGCAATCGAGCTGGTGGATACGGAGATCCCCGACCTGATCCTCATGGACATCCACCTTTCCGGTAAACTTTCGGGAATTGAAGCTGCCGCAGAGATCCTGAAGCGACATGCTATTCCCATCATCTACGTTACTGCGTACGCAGATCCCGCTCTGGTAGAACAGGCAAAGCGGACCCGGGCTTATGGCTATATAATCAAACCTTACGATGAGCGGGCGATCCGGACCGATATTGAAATAGCGCTGTACAAATTCGGACTGGACCAGAACTTCCGGCAGGAATATGCAAGCCTCGAAGAGTGGGTTAAGAAACGGACCACGGAACTTGCGCAGGCAAATGAAGCGTTCAGGAAAAGCGAAGCCCGGTGGGAACTCACGTTTGATGCGGTACCGGATATGATCGCCATCATCGATGGCCAGTTCCGGATTATCCAGGTGAACAAAGCGATGGCTGACCGTCTGGGTGTTTCAAAAGCGGATGCCATTGGTCTGACCTGCTATGAAGTTGTTCATCACACCAAAACCCCCGTTTCTCTCTGTCCGCACCAGTTACTTATCCGGGATGGCCAGAGTCATTCGACCGATATTCATGAGGATAACCTGAACGGGGACTTTTCCCTTACCGTATCCCCCATACGCGATGCTTCCGGAAAGGTTATTGGCAGTGTCCATGTCCTCAGGGATATCACCGAGCGCAAGAAAGCAGAAGATGCACTGGCGCTTGCAAGCAAAAAACTGAGTCTCCTTTCAAGTATCACCCGGCATGATATGCTCAACCAGCTCACTGCTCTAAGAACTTATATTGAGCTCTCCCGGGGAGAAACAGATATTGTAGCGGTAGCGAAATATATCAGCACGGAAGAGGTAATCGCGGAGAATCTCGAACGGCAGATACAATTTGCCCGTGAGTATCAGGATCTCGGTGTTACTTCCCCGGTCTGGCAGAGTATTCATGCGAGTATCGATAAGGCGATTGCCTCATTACCCCTTCGGAATGTGACTGTGAAGCGGGATTTTGCCGATTGCGAAATCTTTGCCGATCTCCTCTTTGAGAAGGTCTTTCTCAATCTCATTGACAATGCCCTGCGTTATGGCGGGGATGCGATGACCCTGATTCGCGTCACCCTGCAGGAATCTGAAAATGGGATGAACATTTCTGTCGAGGATAATGGAGCAGGGATATCATATGAGGATAAAAAAAGGTTGTTCCAACGCGGCTTCGGGCACCATACCGGCCTTGGTCTTTTCCTCTCCCGCGATATCCTTGCTATCACGGGCATCACAATCACTGAGACCGGCGAACCGGGGAAAGGGGCACGGTTCGAAATTACCGTACCGAAAGGGGGGTTCCGGTTTACCGGCAGCAAATGAATTTTTGAAAAAAACAGGTGGGAGCTTTACCCCGCTGCAATCATAATTATTTTCATTTCATAATATAATCGTGCATCAGGGGATAGTATGGACGACCCGTTGAAACGACTTGTGATATTCATTATCTGTCTGGCTATACCGGGAACGATTATTGCACTCGCGTGATACTTTTCCGTTGAGTTACCGGCCCGGCAGGCTGCACTCAACGCGCCCACAAACTTCCGCAGAATACTGTTGCGATAATAAATGTGAAAAAAGTCAAAAGACAGATCCTTATCAGGGATAGTATCTGAAGGGAATACATAACGAGATGAAGTATGTCCGAAGCTCAGCAATCCGATGCACTGAAAAACTCGTAATCTTCCTGACAGGGTTTGCAATCTTGGGTACGGGCATCGCACTGGCGTATTATTTCGCTGTGGCACTCCCGGTCCAGCACGCATCCTCCCGTCCATAAACTGCATGCGGCCCCGATGAATGGAGGGACGACCTGGTGCCCCTGAAGACCGGGACTCCCCGGTGCATCTCTTCTGTGTTATTCTTCGGGCCCGGCCGTCCCTGTCCCGGCTCGTCTCACAGCACCCAGAACCCTTAGGGATCCTTATTGATGATAACGGGTGCTCCCGGGGATTTTACATTTGTAGCTCGGAAAAAAGATCCAAAAAATTTTAACGCTCCCGGGGATTTTGCCCCGGCACGCTTGTGGCGCCCCTACCCGGGATGACGACGTATTACCTGTAACTTCACTCCGGCCATCGCAATGCGCCCCGTCCCCCGACTGGGAACAACCTGGCGCAAGTGGGGGGTCATCAGGCAGGGTGACAAATGTTTTCTAAAGAGTACCTTTTTCGTGTGAGGACCTGAAATGTCCCTTTGGCACCACGATCTCGAACTTCGCTCCTTTCCCCGGGATACCGCTCTCCCGGATTGTCAACCCGGTGATCGAGAGGATCTCCTTTGCGAGGAAGAGGCCTAACCCGGAATTTTTTCCGAATCCTTTCTCGAAGATCTTCTCTTTTTCCCCGTCCATAATCCCGACGCCGTTATCCTCCACGATGATAATCAGCTCGTTTTGAGCCCGTTCGCAGCGGACCGTAATCTCCGTCACATGTTCCCCGTGCCCTATCGCATTCTCGAAGAGGTTGAAAAAGACCTTCTCAAGCATCGGGTCGGAGAATATTTCGGTATCTTCGCAGGTTGCAAAAAATACAACCTCTTCCCTCCCAGCCTTTGCCACGATCTTGTCAAGCCGGGACCAGCCCGGCGTATGGACCCCCAGTTCCTGGTACGTTTTCATGAACTCGATCTGGCGGCGGATCGTAGATGATCCTGCATCGATCTTCGAGAGATATTCAGCAATGACCGGGTCGCTCTCCTTCATCGCGGCAACCTGCGTGAAGCCCTGGAGCATCGTCAGCTGGTTCACGATGTCGTGCCGGGTGATGCTGTTCAAGAGATTGAGCTTACGGTTGGCTTCCCGGATCGCGTGCTCCATGGATTTCCTCTCCGTGATATCCCGCACGATTCCTTCCGTTCCCAGCACCCGGTCCTCTTCATCGCGGATGAACTGGACGTTTAAGGACGCCTGGAAGGTCGTGCCGTCTTTCCGGAGGGCAACGCCCGCAAAATCAGTGACCCCGCCGGACTTCTGCAGGTCCCTGATCACCCCATCTCTCTGCCCGGAAATGGCATAGAGGGACACGGCAGAAATGCCGCACATCTCTTCTGCAGAGCCGTAGCCGTACAGGCGGGCAGCTGATCGGTTCACCATCGATATATTGCCGTTCTCATCCGTCCGGATATAGGCATCCTGCATGTTCTCCAGGATGCGCCGGTACTTCTCCTCGCTTGTACGGAGAGCTTCTGTTACCGTAATGCGCTCGGTAACATCCTCGAGCGTCTCGACAGCACCGATGATTGTTCCCTCCGCATTCCGGATCGGCGCTGCCGTGAATGAGAGCCAGGTTCCGGATTCACCCATATCCGGGAAAAAATCCGTTGCTTCGTACGCGCCATCGACATACCGTGACGGCTGGAGTTTTCCCGAGTACCATTTGAAGAGGCCGTCTTCGTTGTTGTCGACAAGGAGATCGGCAAGCACCGGCCGCGGGTCCGGATAGAATGCACGCCACTGCTGGTCAGTGCCAATAACATCTGCGGCCCGGATTCCGCTGTACTCCTCGAGCGCTTTGTTCCAGGAAAGGATCCGGTGCTCGTGATCGATGACGAACTGGAGGACGGGCGAGCCGTGCAGGATGGATGTGAGCTGTGCCTCGCTCTCGCGCAGCGCTTCATCGGCTTTTTTCCGCCGGGTAATGTCTTCGGAAAAGATGATGATTCCGCCGACAGCATTGCCGGTCGTGTACCATGGGCGCACCTCCCATGCAAGCCATTGGACCGACCCGTCCTGCCGTTCGAATTTTTCCTCATCGGCAGATACGACTTCCCCGGAAAGACCCCGGTTGTGGATTGCCTTCAGTTCTCCGGTGATCTCGGGGAAGATCTCGTAATGGGAAGAGCCGAGGATGTCCCTGTCCCCAAGATGATAATCAGCCATCCACCGGTGGCTTGCCGCGAGATAGCGCATCTCCCGGTCAAACATGGCAAGGGCCGCGGGTGCGTGCTGGATAAAGAGCCGCAGGCGTTCTTCGCTCTCGCGCAGTGCTTCGTCGATATGTTTGCGCTCGGTGATATCCCTGGCTGCAGCAAAGATCCGGTCGCCGCTCGGGAAGGAACGCCACTCGACCCACCGGTAGCTGCCGTCCTTGTGCCGGTACCGGTTGGTAAAGTTGACGACCTGCTTCCGGTGCGAGAGATCGGAGACTGCGGCAAGGGTGGAGGCGAGGTCGTCCGGGTGGACGAAGTCGAGGAAACGGTGTCCTTCCAGCTCGGCAAGGGTATAGCCGAGAGTTTTCTCCCACTCTTTGTTCAACCGCCGGAAGTACCCGTCAGTACCGGCAATACAGAAAAGGTCGATACTTGCAGAGAAATACTGGTCCAGTTCCTCGGTTTTTTGCAGGAGCGCTTCCTCCGTCCGTCTCCGTTCTGTATTGTCGACAAACGTTGCCAGGAAACCATCGATGAGCGTGATACCGGAGATCTCAATGATACGCTCTTCCCCGTTTTTGCAGGTTACCCGGTATTCGGCAGGCCTGATATCCGTATGTTCTTCACCTGAACGCCTGACCGCGTCCATCCACTGCTGTATTACACGTTTCCGGTAATCCGGATCAGGATACGCCCGCTCCCACCAGGTTTCCAGTGTCGGGATATCTTCAGCAGTGTACCCGAAGACCCGGACAAAACGGTCGTTGAGGAAGGTGAACGCCCCGGCATTGTTCACATGGGCAAGTGGCAGGGGAGCCTGTTCCAGGATCCTCCGGCTGCGCTCTTCGCTCTCCCGGAGTTCTTCGTCAGCCTTCTTCCGGCTGGTGATGTCCACAAACATCGCGGCCATGGCACCGGGCGCTGTCCGGAATGCAGTGACAGCGAACGCTCCGCTGATTAATCCCTCGCCATATTTTACCTGTTCGGTCTGCCAGATTCGTCCGGATTCCGCAGCCTCCCGGTACCGTTCGGGAACTTCGGTACCCGCAAGGCCGGGAAACGCCTCTTCAAGGGTCTTCCCGATGAACTGGTCATGGCTGACCCCGAGGATCCGGTCCGCCCCCGGGTTTGCCCCGGTAAACACAAGTCCGCGTCCTGGTTTTTGTTCGTAGAAATGCATGCCGTACGGTGCATTGGCAATGACGTTCCGGTATCTCTCCTCGCTCTCCCGGAGATCGAGCTCGGCTTTTATGCGGGAGAGTTCAGCCCGCTTCCGCAGAACGGCCTGCCGGATCTTGTGGGCCAGCTCGGCAAACTGGGCCGTGGGATCCCCGCCCTTCTGGAGGTAGAAATCGGCGCCGTTGTTGATCGCCTGAATCACGACCTCTTCGCGCCCGCGGCCGGTGAAGAGGATGAACGGGATATCCCCGAACCGGTTCCGGACTTCTTTTAAGAAGGCAATGCCATCCATCCCCGGCATCTGGTAATCGGAGATGATGGCATCGTATGACCGGATTTGTGGGGAGTCCAGTGATTGTTTTGCTGATATCGAGGTGGAGACGTGGAAATTCCCGGTACTCTCCAGGAAAAGGCGGGCTATCTCAAGGAGATCGGGCTCGTCATCGACATAGAGAACCTGTATCCCCTCTTCCATGGATATACATTTTTCCCCTGATGTATATCTCTATCGGTGATTTACGGGAATTTTTCCCGGCCACCGGTGCGGGACAGTACCTGCCCATTTAATGACTGTCCCGGCACAAAGACCGATACCCGCTGTGCTTTTACTTAAAACCCGTTCCGGCGGGAAACTATCATGGCCGCAGGTACCATGTCCGCCCGTAGCGATCCTTCTCTTCTGCCAGGGACCGGTCTTTCACGCACCGCTTCAGGTATCGCATAAAGAGTTCCTGCGAGATATCCCCGGCCTGCCATGGCATGGCAGAAAAACAGAATTTCCCTTTGGACCGGGTGAGGTATTCATCGAGTTTCCTCTTCATCCGTGTTTCCAGGGGATCGGTTTTTTTCCTGATTCTCAGGGAAGTGCCCTCGGAACCGCAGGCAGCGGGCCGGCCCGGGTTTTCCTCCCCCTCTTTCCAGATATTCTTGC encodes the following:
- a CDS encoding response regulator — protein: MEKKSILIVEDEKIAALDLKDTLLSLGYQVTGIASSGERAIELVDTEIPDLILMDIHLSGKLSGIEAAAEILKRHAIPIIYVTAYADPALVEQAKRTRAYGYIIKPYDERAIRTDIEIALYKFGLDQNFRQEYASLEEWVKKRTTELAQANEAFRKSEARWELTFDAVPDMIAIIDGQFRIIQVNKAMADRLGVSKADAIGLTCYEVVHHTKTPVSLCPHQLLIRDGQSHSTDIHEDNLNGDFSLTVSPIRDASGKVIGSVHVLRDITERKKAEDALALASKKLSLLSSITRHDMLNQLTALRTYIELSRGETDIVAVAKYISTEEVIAENLERQIQFAREYQDLGVTSPVWQSIHASIDKAIASLPLRNVTVKRDFADCEIFADLLFEKVFLNLIDNALRYGGDAMTLIRVTLQESENGMNISVEDNGAGISYEDKKRLFQRGFGHHTGLGLFLSRDILAITGITITETGEPGKGARFEITVPKGGFRFTGSK
- a CDS encoding PAS domain S-box protein; the encoded protein is MEEGIQVLYVDDEPDLLEIARLFLESTGNFHVSTSISAKQSLDSPQIRSYDAIISDYQMPGMDGIAFLKEVRNRFGDIPFILFTGRGREEVVIQAINNGADFYLQKGGDPTAQFAELAHKIRQAVLRKRAELSRIKAELDLRESEERYRNVIANAPYGMHFYEQKPGRGLVFTGANPGADRILGVSHDQFIGKTLEEAFPGLAGTEVPERYREAAESGRIWQTEQVKYGEGLISGAFAVTAFRTAPGAMAAMFVDITSRKKADEELRESEERSRRILEQAPLPLAHVNNAGAFTFLNDRFVRVFGYTAEDIPTLETWWERAYPDPDYRKRVIQQWMDAVRRSGEEHTDIRPAEYRVTCKNGEERIIEISGITLIDGFLATFVDNTERRRTEEALLQKTEELDQYFSASIDLFCIAGTDGYFRRLNKEWEKTLGYTLAELEGHRFLDFVHPDDLASTLAAVSDLSHRKQVVNFTNRYRHKDGSYRWVEWRSFPSGDRIFAAARDITERKHIDEALRESEERLRLFIQHAPAALAMFDREMRYLAASHRWMADYHLGDRDILGSSHYEIFPEITGELKAIHNRGLSGEVVSADEEKFERQDGSVQWLAWEVRPWYTTGNAVGGIIIFSEDITRRKKADEALRESEAQLTSILHGSPVLQFVIDHEHRILSWNKALEEYSGIRAADVIGTDQQWRAFYPDPRPVLADLLVDNNEDGLFKWYSGKLQPSRYVDGAYEATDFFPDMGESGTWLSFTAAPIRNAEGTIIGAVETLEDVTERITVTEALRTSEEKYRRILENMQDAYIRTDENGNISMVNRSAARLYGYGSAEEMCGISAVSLYAISGQRDGVIRDLQKSGGVTDFAGVALRKDGTTFQASLNVQFIRDEEDRVLGTEGIVRDITERKSMEHAIREANRKLNLLNSITRHDIVNQLTMLQGFTQVAAMKESDPVIAEYLSKIDAGSSTIRRQIEFMKTYQELGVHTPGWSRLDKIVAKAGREEVVFFATCEDTEIFSDPMLEKVFFNLFENAIGHGEHVTEITVRCERAQNELIIIVEDNGVGIMDGEKEKIFEKGFGKNSGLGLFLAKEILSITGLTIRESGIPGKGAKFEIVVPKGHFRSSHEKGTL